AACCCCTCCTTAACCCGGCCCCACGTCCTCCGGGCCATGCCCGCGAATACTGAGAATATATGAAGCCGAGTGGGCTGGGAAAAAAGGGAGTCGCGGTGCTGCTGGTGCTCGCGGGACTGGGGCTGGGCGCGACGGTGCTGCGCGATCAGGTACCTGTGGGACAGGCGCAGACGGGAACGCCCGGGCAGGCGGCGCCGACGGCCACCACGGCAGGCACGGCCGCACTGAACGAGGACGGAGCCAAGCTCCAGAACGAGGCCAACACGGTGCAGGTGGTGGGCGAGTACGAGCCGGGGCTGGTGTTCATCAGCACCGAGCAGGAGGTCGCCACCCAGGACCCGATGGCCTGGATGTACGGCGGCGACTCGGGCACCCAGGTGCAGACCGGCGTGGGCAGCGGCTTTTTCGTCAATGCACAGGGCGACATCCTGACCAACTACCACGTCGTCGCGGGCGAGTCGGGGCAGGGGTCGGCCGACCGCATCCTCATCCGGGTGATGAACCGCGAGGAGGCGGTGCCGGCCAAAGTCATCGGCCTCGCGCCGCAGTACGACCTCGCCCTCATCCGGCCCGAGGGCCTGGACGCGGGGGACATCAAGCCCATTCCACTGGGGGACAGCGACACGTTGAAGGTCGGCCAGAAGGCGATCGCGATGGGCGCGCCCTTCGGGCTGGACTTCAGCGTGACCGAGGGCATCGTGAGCAGCACCGCCCGCCAGATTCCCATCGGCTTCGGCGGCGGCGGCGCGGGCATCACCCAGAAGGCCATCCAGACCGACGCGGCCATCAACCCCGGCAACAGCGGCGGGCCTCTGCTCGACAGCGGCGGGCGCGTCATCGGGATCAACACCCAGATCATCAGCCCCGGCGTGCAGAGCGGCGGCACCGGCCAGAGCGCGGGCGTGGGGTTCGCCATTCCCATCAACGCGGCCAAAAATCTGCTGCCCCGGCTCCAGGCGGCGAATGGGGGCGTGGTACTCGCCCCGGTTATCGGCGTGCAGGCCGGCCTCGTCGCCCAGGCGCGCGGCGGCCAGATCCCGGTGGGCCTGAGTGCCCTGACGAGCAGCGGCAAGCAGCAACTGGAACTCCCAGAGACGGGGCTGGTCGTGGGTCAGGTCTCGCCCGACTCGCCGGCCTCGCGCGCCGGTCTGCGCGGCGGCACCCGGACCGAGGACTTCCGGGGCGGGCAGGTGGCCCTGGGCGGCGACGTGATCACCGGGGCGGACGGCGAACCGGTGGACGGTATCGAAGATCTCCAGGCCGCACTGATCGACAAGAAGGAGGGCGACACCGTGACCCTGAAGGTGGTCCGTGCTGGACAGACCCGTGACGTGACGGTCACCCTGGACGCCAGCGCCTTCGCCGGCCGCTAGTGCCGGCCGCCGGACCTGACCGGGGCGCCCAGGCCTGGGCCGCTCTGCAGCCGGATGACCGCGCGTGGTTGGCCTCGCTGGCGGCGCAGGCTGGGGAGGGGGCGCGTGTGGCCCTCGTCGGCGGGGCGGTGCGCGACGCGCTGCTGGGGCGCGCGCCGCTGGACCTCGATGTGGTGCTGGATGGAGCAGACGTGGAGGGCGTGGCCCGCGCCACGGGGCGGCCCTTCACCTTTCACCCGGCTTTCCAGAATGCTACGGTCACGCTGCCAGACGGGCGCGGAGCCGATCTGGTCCGGGCGCGGCGCGAGAGCTACCCGGCACCCGGCCAGAATCCGGTGCCGGAGCCGGGCACGCTGGACGACGACCTGCGGCGGCGCGATTTTGGGCTCAACGCGCTGGCCCTGGT
The DNA window shown above is from Deinococcus sp. Leaf326 and carries:
- a CDS encoding S1C family serine protease, with translation MKPSGLGKKGVAVLLVLAGLGLGATVLRDQVPVGQAQTGTPGQAAPTATTAGTAALNEDGAKLQNEANTVQVVGEYEPGLVFISTEQEVATQDPMAWMYGGDSGTQVQTGVGSGFFVNAQGDILTNYHVVAGESGQGSADRILIRVMNREEAVPAKVIGLAPQYDLALIRPEGLDAGDIKPIPLGDSDTLKVGQKAIAMGAPFGLDFSVTEGIVSSTARQIPIGFGGGGAGITQKAIQTDAAINPGNSGGPLLDSGGRVIGINTQIISPGVQSGGTGQSAGVGFAIPINAAKNLLPRLQAANGGVVLAPVIGVQAGLVAQARGGQIPVGLSALTSSGKQQLELPETGLVVGQVSPDSPASRAGLRGGTRTEDFRGGQVALGGDVITGADGEPVDGIEDLQAALIDKKEGDTVTLKVVRAGQTRDVTVTLDASAFAGR